CCTTCCTCCAATTTCAGGTGATCCAAAGAGAAACCCAGCTGATATATCAAGGCTTAAAGAGATTTTTGGATTCTCTCCAAAGGTAGATTTCAGGGAGGGAATAGAAAAGACAATAGATTGGTATGTTGAAAAACTTAAAATTTAAAACTAAAAATGCAAAACTTTGGTAAAATTTTATAAAAATAAAACCATAGTTTTTAGTTTTGCGTTTTGACTTTTGCGTTTTTAAGATGTATATAATCATTATTGGTTGTGGAAGGGTAGGAAGTGAGCTTGCCCTGCTCCTTTCAAAGGAGGGCCATAATGTTGTTGTTATGGACAAAAATCAAGAGGCATTCTCAAAGCTAGGAGGAGGATTTAATGGGATAACCATAGAAGGGTCTGGGTTTAATTTGGATGACCTTAAAGAAGCTGGGATTGAAAGGGCAGATGCCATTGCCTGCGTCTCTGACAAAGACAATGTTAATATTATCTCTGCCCAGGTTGCAAAGAAGCTCTTTGGGATAAAGAAGGTTATAACAAGGATTTATGACCCAAAGAGGCAGGAGACATATGAGGAGCTTGGTCTTGATGTTATTGGAGGAACAACCCTTATTGCCAAGCTCATAAAGGATAAACTTACACATCCCCATTTTATTCATCATTCATTCTTAAGGGATGATACAATGTTTATAGAGATAGAAGCAACAGAGGAGCTTTCTAAAGAGAAAATAGAAAAAATAGAGAAAAAGGAAAAAATAGAGGTTGTTGCTATAATGAGGGAAAAAGAAATAATTAAACCAGAAAGGGAAGAAAAATCACAAGCTGGGGATGTTCTTATTGGAATAAAGAAAGAAGATTAAATGTACATTGTCATTATTGGCGGAGGAAAGGTTGGTTTTCACTTAAGCAATATGCTTGCTAAGGATAAAAACGAAGTATCTCTTATTGAAAAGAATAAAACATTAGCCAGCGAACTTGCACAAGAGCTTTCTGGCATCCTTGTCATTCAAGGAGATGGTTGTGAATCCCAAACGCTTAAGGATGCAGGGGCAGAAAGGGCTGATGTTATTGTTGCAGCAACAGGAAGCGATGAGGATAACCTTGTTATTTCTCAGCTTGCAAAGGAGATATTTAATATTCCAAGAACCGTTGCAAGGGTAAATGACCCAAAGAATGAGCATATATTTAACCAGCTTGGCGTTGATATTTCCATAAATTCAACATCCATCATTGCAAAGATAATTGAGGAAGAGGCATCAATGGATGATTTTATGGACCTTTTGACCTTTAAGAAGGGAAATCTTTCTATTGTTAGGGTTGACCTTAGCGAGGAATCACCAGCAAAAGGCAAGCTTATTGAAGGGCTTTCCCTTCCAAAAAATACAGCAATTGTAGCTATTCTTAGAAAAAATGAGGTTATTTCTCCAAATCCAAAGGTAGTGTTAGAATCCGGTGATGATGTGATTGCCATAGGCCCTATTGAAAAAGAAGAAGAGCTTCTTAAGGCATTGCTTGGAGAGGTAGACTTGGAATGAATAGTTCACGCTCGATAGTCCACAGACCACAGCCATTGGTAAAGATTAAATCTGTTGACTATGGATTAATATGAGAAGGCTTCCACTTTATAAAACATCCGGGATTGTTCTTTTAAGAGGTGAATTAAAAGAAAATGATAAATCCGTTGTTATCTATACAGAAAGATTTGGAAAGATTTTGTCTTGTGTAAAGGGTGCAAGGAAAATAAAAAGTAGATTTAGTGGAATGATTGAACCATTTTCTTTCATTGATTTCTCATTTTGGTGGGGAGACCACACATCTATTATAAGGGAATGCAAAATAATAAAAAGCTTTTCTCCTTTAAGAGAGGAT
The sequence above is drawn from the bacterium genome and encodes:
- a CDS encoding TrkA family potassium uptake protein: MYIIIIGCGRVGSELALLLSKEGHNVVVMDKNQEAFSKLGGGFNGITIEGSGFNLDDLKEAGIERADAIACVSDKDNVNIISAQVAKKLFGIKKVITRIYDPKRQETYEELGLDVIGGTTLIAKLIKDKLTHPHFIHHSFLRDDTMFIEIEATEELSKEKIEKIEKKEKIEVVAIMREKEIIKPEREEKSQAGDVLIGIKKED
- a CDS encoding TrkA family potassium uptake protein, giving the protein MYIVIIGGGKVGFHLSNMLAKDKNEVSLIEKNKTLASELAQELSGILVIQGDGCESQTLKDAGAERADVIVAATGSDEDNLVISQLAKEIFNIPRTVARVNDPKNEHIFNQLGVDISINSTSIIAKIIEEEASMDDFMDLLTFKKGNLSIVRVDLSEESPAKGKLIEGLSLPKNTAIVAILRKNEVISPNPKVVLESGDDVIAIGPIEKEEELLKALLGEVDLE